The proteins below are encoded in one region of Juglans microcarpa x Juglans regia isolate MS1-56 chromosome 4D, Jm3101_v1.0, whole genome shotgun sequence:
- the LOC121260561 gene encoding putative calcium-transporting ATPase 13, plasma membrane-type — protein sequence MRLRKPAEIAICDQEAYRSVSKTHKRRWRLAFTVIYFTRALTSIPKKLVLDKKCPVLRSPSYVAIEVQPPIDEDISSADQTAKFLDVDPNTFAEMVRDKNYESLSQFGGVKEIALILRTDIKDGVNGCEADLNQRKNVFGVNKFLKPPAKRFLSFLLEALKDKIILILVGCAVLSLAFGIKQHGWKDGWYDGGSIIVAVFLVVIVSAVSNFRQSRQFEKLSEKSSDIRVEVVRDGRRRPISIFEVVVGDIVYLKIGDQISADGLFLEGHSLKVDESSMTGESDHIEINERTPFMLSGTKVTDGFGFMLVTSVGMNTAWGQMMSSINRDLNEETPLQARLNKLSSYIGKVGLSVAALVLLVLLIRYFTGNTKDDMGKREFNGSHTDSGDIMNSVVGIVAAAVTIIVVAIPEGLPLAVTLTLAYSMKRMMADHAMVRKLSACETMGSATIICTDKTGTLTLNEMKVTEVWLGKEVNDDTSLDMASNIHKLLQQAVALNTTGAIYKAHSASVPEICGSPTEKAILSWAVIDLGMNMEEVKQSYETIRVEAFNSEKKRSGVLVKRKSDKTIHTHWKGAAEMILALCSTFYDSAGMLKALDEEERLQFEIIIKNMAAKSLRCIAFAHKESVDEGGQVPKNLEENGLTFLGLVGLKDPCRPGVKTAVESCKAAGVHIKMITGDNVHTARAIALECGILNPDGNLDNEAVIEGVQFRNYSPEERMEMINRIHVMARSSPFDKLLMVQCLKRKGHVVAVTGDGTNDAPALKEADIGLSMGIQGTEVAKESSDIVILDDNFTSVVTVLRWGRCVYNNIQKFLQFQLTVNAAALVINFVAAVSSGKVPLTAVQLLWVNLIMDTLGALALATDKPTNDLMAKPPVGRSEPLITLIMWRNLIAQALYQVIILLVLQFKGRSIFGVDEKVKSTIIFNTFVLCQVFNEFNARKLEKKNIFMGLFNNKLFLAIIGITIVLQLVMVEFLRRFASTERLDWGQWGACIGLAALSWPIGWLIKCIPVSGKLLAYHRDSTS from the coding sequence ATGAGGTTGCGAAAACCAGCGGAGATAGCTATCTGTGATCAAGAAGCCTATCGGTCTGTCTCCAAGACCCACAAACGAAGGTGGCGGTTGGCTTTCACGGTCATCTACTTTACAAGGGCTCTTACTTCTATTCCCAAGAAATTGGTTCTTGACAAGAAGTGCCCTGTTTTGCGCTCCCCCTCTTACGTTGCTATCGAGGTGCAACCGCCCATCGACGAGGATATTTCCTCGGCCGACCAGACCGCTAAATTTCTCGACGTTGATCCAAATACGTTTGCTGAGATGGTAAGGGACAAAAACTATGAATCTTTGAGTCAGTTTGGAGGGGTTAAAGAAATTGCCTTAATTCTTCGAACTGATATAAAAGATGGTGTTAATGGTTGCGAGGCTGATCTTAATCAAAGAAAGAATGTTTTTGGTGTTAATAAATTCCTAAAGCCACCAGCAAAAAGATTTCTTAGCTTCTTGTTAGAGGcattgaaagataaaataattcttatacTTGTCGGGTGTGCTGTACTCTCGCTTGCTTTTGGTATCAAACAACATGGCTGGAAAGATGGGTGGTACGATGGTGGAAGTATTATTGTTGCTGTCTTTTTGGTTGTCATTGTGTCAGCGGTGAGCAATTTTCGACAATCAAGGCAATTTGAGAAGCTTTCAGAAAAGAGTAGCGATATAAGAGTGGAAGTTGTGCGAGATGGGAGGCGCCGACCAATATCGATCTTTGAAGTTGTTGTGGGTGATATTGTGTATTTGAAGATTGGTGATCAGATTTCCGCGGATGGGTTGTTCTTGGAAGGGCATTCCTTGAAGGTGGACGAGTCAAGCATGACAGGTGAAAGCGACCACATTGAGATCAATGAAAGGACTCCTTTTATGTTGTCAGGCACGAAGGTCACTGATGGCTTTGGTTTCATGCTGGTCACTTCTGTCGGCATGAATACTGCATGGGGCCAGATGATGAGTTCGATAAACCGCGACTTAAATGAGGAGACGCCATTGCAGGCTCGCCTCAACAAGCTGTCTTCGTATATTGGGAAGGTTGGATTATCGGTGGCTGCGCTTGTTCTTTTGGTTCTACTAATTCGATACTTTACAGGAAACACGAAAGATGACATGGGAAAAAGGGAATTCAATGGCAGCCATACAGACTCTGGTGACATTATGAATTCAGTTGTGGGaattgttgctgctgctgtcaCTATCATCGTGGTGGCTATTCCCGAAGGCTTGCCTTTGGCTGTCACTCTAACGCTGGCTTATTCAATGAAGCGCATGATGGCTGATCATGCCATGGTCCGGAAACTATCTGCTTGTGAGACAATGGGGTCGGCCACAATCATTTGCACCGACAAAACGGGAACCCTTACTTTAAACGAAATGAAAGTAACCGAGGTATGGCTTGGAAAAGAAGTGAATGATGATACATCTTTGGATATGGCAAGCAACATTCACAAACTACTCCAACAAGCAGTTGCTTTAAACACAACTGGAGCAATTTACAAAGCACATTCTGCGTCAGTTCCTGAAATTTGTGGTAGCCCAACTGAGAAAGCAATTCTTTCATGGGCAGTGATAGACTTGGGAATGAATATGGAAGAAGTTAAGCAGAGCTATGAGACAATCCGTGTTGAGGCATTTAATtcagagaaaaagagaagcgGGGTTTTGGTGAAGAGGAAGAGCGATAAGACTATTCATACTCACTGGAAGGGAGCTGCTGAGATGATACTGGCCTTGTGTTCAACTTTCTATGACAGTGCCGGGATGCTGAAAGCCCTGGATGAGGAAGAAAGACTACAATTtgagattattattaaaaacatgGCAGCCAAAAGCCTCCGATGCATTGCCTTTGCTCACAAAGAAAGTGTAGATGAAGGTGGACAGGTTCCTAAGAATCTTGAAGAAAATGGACTCACATTTTTAGGGTTGGTTGGCTTGAAGGATCCATGTCGGCCAGGAGTCAAAACAGCTGTGGAATCTTGCAAAGCCGCTGGAGTTCATATCAAAATGATCACCGGTGACAATGTGCACACAGCAAGGGCTATAGCTCTTGAATGTGGGATTCTTAATCCTGATGGGAATCTAGACAATGAAGCTGTAATTGAAGGAGTACAATTTAGAAATTACTCACCCGAGGAGAGAATGGAAATGATCAATAGAATCCATGTAATGGCCAGGTCATCCCCTTTCGACAAGCTTTTGATGGTACAATGCTTAAAGCGAAAAGGCCATGTGGTTGCAGTTACAGGTGATGGAACAAATGATGCGCCAGCTTTAAAGGAAGCAGACATTGGACTTTCCATGGGAATCCAAGGAACTGAGGTTGCAAAAGAAAGCTCAGATATAGTAATCCTGGACGATAACTTCACCTCTGTGGTGACAGTGTTGAGGTGGGGAAGGTGTGTATACAACAACATTCAAAAGTTCCTTCAGTTTCAACTCACGGTGAACGCTGCCGCCCTTGTCATCAACTTTGTTGCAGCTGTTTCATCCGGGAAGGTTCCATTGACTGCAGTGCAGCTACTATGGGTGAACCTGATAATGGATACATTGGGAGCTTTAGCCTTGGCTACTGATAAACCCACCAACGATCTCATGGCAAAGCCACCTGTTGGCCGATCAGAACCACTTATAACCCTAATCATGTGGAGGAATCTCATTGCTCAAGCTTTGTATCAGGTAATTATCTTACTGGTTTTACAATTCAAAGGGAGATCCATCTTTGGTGTAGATGAAAAGGTTAAGAGCACCATCATTTTCAATACTTTTGTCCTCTGCCAAGTCTTCAACGAGTTCAATGCAAGGAAACTAGAGAAGAAGAATATATTCATGGGTCTATTCAATAACAAATTGTTCTTGGCAATCATTGGAATTACAATAGTTCTTCAACTTGTGATGGTGGAGTTTCTGAGGAGGTTTGCCAGTACTGAGAGACTGGATTGGGGGCAGTGGGGTGCTTGCATTGGACTCGCAGCTTTGTCATGGCCGATTGGTTGGCTAATCAAGTGCATTCCAGTTTCAGGCAAGCTGTTGGCTTACCACAGGGATTCTACTTCCTGA